The window TGCTCCACCCAAACGTCCTGAAACCATAATCTTGATGCCTTGAACTCCCGATTTCATAGCTCTGCCCATGGCCTGCTTCATTGCCCGTCTGAAGGAAACCCTTCTTTCAAGCGAAAACGCAACACCTTCAGCTACCAACTGAGCATTTCTATCAGGTCTTGCAACTTCAGAAATATCAATATACACCGTTTTGCCAGTCAATTTCTCTAAATCCTTCTTGAGGGCTTCAATCAACTCTCCGCCTCTTCCGACAACCATGCCGGGTTTTGAAGTGAAAATATTTATATTGACTTTATTGTTGGCTTTCCTCGCAATTGCAATCTTTGCGATTCCAGATGTATATAGTTTTGTCTTTACAAACTCCCTGATCTGATAGTCTTCAACTAAAAGGTCGGCGAAATTTTTCTTGTTTGCGTACCATTTAGAGTCCCAATCCTTGATGATTCCGACTCTTAAACCGTGCGGATTAACTTTTTGACCCATGCTTTCCCCTCCTTTTACGCTTTTTCTTTCAAAACAACACCGACATGACTAGTTCTTCTAAGAATCGGGTTTGCCCTACCCATAGAACCGGCATTCCATCTTTTCATGTGCGGTCCCTTGTTCGCATAAATTTCTGCGATATAGAGCTTTTCCGAATCCATTTCATGATTGTTTTCAGCGTTGGCTTTGGCTGATTTTATTACACTTTCAAATACTCTTGCGCCTTTGTTAGGCGTAAATTTCAGTATCGCCAAGGCTTCATCTACGTTTTTTCCTCTCACCATAACGGCAATCGGCTGAATCTTTCTAAATGAAACTCTGACGTATTTAGCTATAGCTCTCGCTTCCATAGCAAAACCCTCCTTCCGATACTTTTTCTGATGCTACTTGACTTTGCTGCTTCTGTCCCCTGCGTGGCCTCTGAAAGTTCTTGTGGGTGCAAACTCTCCAAGCTTATGTCCTATCATATCTTCTGTGACATAAACCGGCACATGTTTTCTGCCATCGTATACCGCAAGGGTATGTCCGATCATTTGAGGAAATATTGTCGATGCTCTCGACCATGTCTTAATTACGCGTTTTTCATTTTTATCGTTCATCTC is drawn from Peptostreptococcaceae bacterium and contains these coding sequences:
- the rpsC gene encoding 30S ribosomal protein S3, with product MGQKVNPHGLRVGIIKDWDSKWYANKKNFADLLVEDYQIREFVKTKLYTSGIAKIAIARKANNKVNINIFTSKPGMVVGRGGELIEALKKDLEKLTGKTVYIDISEVARPDRNAQLVAEGVAFSLERRVSFRRAMKQAMGRAMKSGVQGIKIMVSGRLGGAEIARTENYSLGNVPLQTLRANIEYGFAEANTTYGKIGVKVWINKGEILQGMAQDEVVDKNSKRPPRKKTRRPRKSSN
- the rplV gene encoding 50S ribosomal protein L22 codes for the protein MEARAIAKYVRVSFRKIQPIAVMVRGKNVDEALAILKFTPNKGARVFESVIKSAKANAENNHEMDSEKLYIAEIYANKGPHMKRWNAGSMGRANPILRRTSHVGVVLKEKA
- the rpsS gene encoding 30S ribosomal protein S19 encodes the protein MGRSLKKGPFIDQKLLRRIEEMNDKNEKRVIKTWSRASTIFPQMIGHTLAVYDGRKHVPVYVTEDMIGHKLGEFAPTRTFRGHAGDRSSKVK